The following are encoded in a window of Sminthopsis crassicaudata isolate SCR6 chromosome 3, ASM4859323v1, whole genome shotgun sequence genomic DNA:
- the KMT2B gene encoding histone-lysine N-methyltransferase 2B isoform X1, with translation MAAAAGGGGCPGPGSARGRFPGRPRGPGGGGGRCGRGGGGERARVALRRGGGGAAGAGGAEPGEDTALRRLLGLRRGLRRFRRLWKGLHTRRGRSRSRGRGRGRAGLQEESDPGQGQEEEEESSSDEENEEEEEEFLGFHSDEDVAPSSLRSALRSQQGGTPRGRGRKHRTTPPPPPRPAEVALPPQKAPSRRRGETGKERMVQVLAELLQRAQAPPSPRGRVSESPTPRRPRGRPPGSCKKKKLPAVAAAAPKAVATPKATLPIVPGSRRAGAWKHREATGPGSHKRGDSGRGGRGGRGRGRGRLPLLLKFVSKAKKMKMGQLTLGPEPGRGRGRRRGGRRGVPPGRVGSDRGGEQHPKSEPEEKEEKDKEEEEEEEEEEKRVTEEEEEKAPSPPPPLPTPPPPPSPPPPPPPPPPPPPAPEEEGDTPPPLATAATRSRKRGRPPLTPTQRAEREAARAGPEGGSPPTPVSPAGPPEDSPTAPPKGTTFLKNIRQFIMPVVSARSSRLIKTPRRFMDEEAPRPPRTEASPPSRPPVEVSPLAPQEPTTAPDPTPAPIPSLAPAPVPAPPPVPAPPPPPTPVPTPTPTPTATPTPTPTPISTPTPTPIPTPTPTPTPTPSPPPQSPTPPPAPLPEKRRSILREPTFRWTSLSLELAPPPPPAPPPAPPPAPMTPSRRPLLLRAPQFTPSEAHLKIYESVLATPLPGAPDPPEPEPPPADEPILEPEARTGSRTNHLSLPCFSPSAATPTKAEGPQGSPAPSNGQLQAPLPPPPEEPSLCTRGTISLPLSGVEEKMFSLLKKAKVQLFKIDQQQHQQKGAHLVLPSPGMKVEEAMRTLKQSPERGAVKSEDEFLEAKKERPPGPESPVQGPRIKHVCRHAAVALGQARAMVPEDVPRLSALPLRERHDLAADDTSSASETEGIPSRSRRGKVEPAGLGGNSGSTGTGGTLSHTPRRSLPSHQGKKMRMARCGRCRGCLRLQDCGSCVNCLDKPKFGGPNTKKQCCVYRKCDKIEARKMERLAKKGRTMVKTLLPWDSDESLEASPGPPGPRRGSAGGGPREEAVAPSGPEEQDPLLQRKSARRCVKQRPSYDIFEDSDDSDPGVPPASRRRAPRENELPLLEPEEQSRPRKATLQPVVQLKARRRLEKDTSGPGPFASFPNGWTGKQKSPDGIHRVRVDFKEDCDLENVWLMGGLSVLTSVPGGPPLVCLLCASKGLHELVFCQVCCDPFHPFCLEEAERPLPQHHDTWCCRRCKFCHVCGRKGRSTKHLLECERCRHAYHPACLGPSYPTRATRKRRHWICSACVRCKSCGAAPGKNWDTEWSGDCSLCPGCTQLYEKGNFCPICTRCYEDNDYESKMMQCAQCDHWVHAKCEGLSDEGYEILSGLPDSVLYTCGPCAGTAPPRWREALEGALRGGLHQVLQGLLSSKVTGPLLQCTQCGQDGEQLHRGPCDLRAVSQLFEDGHYSSVHSFMEDVVGILMRHMEEGDAPERRAVGQAKGLLLKLLESAFSWFDAHDPKYWRRNTRLPNGVLPNAVLPPSADHIYAQWRQQESEAPVPGHPPVGGAIPAATPTKEPALESHLEDPRQCALCLKYGDADSKEAGRLLYIGQNEWTHVNCAIWSAEVFEENDGSLKNVHAAVARGRQMRCELCLKPGATVGCCLSSCLSNFHFMCARASCCIFQDDKKVFCQKHTDLLDGKEIVTPDGFDVLRRVYVDFEGISFKRKFLTGLEPDAINVLIGSIRIDSLGTLSDLSDCEGRLFPIGYQCSRLYWSTVDARRRCWYRCRILEYRPRGSREEPDHIGAAEENRTIVHSPIPTTELLGAEPSQPGPDTLCQGPERYSPAQSTGPLPPPPEPSVAPSPAPRSVSGARIKVPNYSPSRRPLGGVSCWPLPSPGSPSSLSHHIPTVGDPDFPAPPRRSRRPSPLASRLPPRRASPPPRPAPQLRVPPPTSALEALMPTSGELAPPSLAASPPPPPEDLGPDFEDMEVVPGLSAADLDFAASLLGSEPFQEEEIVAEGAGGSSRGGPGDSSEEEAGPPTHYIHFPPTVVPGPAPPPGSLLGTPRIEQLDGVDDGTDSEAEAVQQPRGQEAPASGPGVGGVGGGGGGGDGARPPEDLPSEIVEFVLKNLGGAGEGGAGPGEEPPLPPPSLANGSQAPPAPLPAPVDPPRTFAWLPGAPGVRVLSLSPAPEPPKTAASKIILVNKLGQVFVKMAGESDPAPPLPKRPPPTPPTASPAWGLAPGPLLSVLPVVGVVRPPPPPPPSLTLVLSSGPPSPPRPAIRVKRVSTFAGRSPSAPPPNKAPRLDGEGDSLENAPQPVGTLGSGLSRVRMKTPTVRGILDLDAPGEPSRGESPTILPDRPPLLPLPDCSFPKVSEGPPDLLLEPQWHHYSGEASSSEDDPPSPEDKENQGPRRAGPHLRFEISSEDGFSVEAESLEGAWRTLIEKVQEARGHARLRHLSFSGMSGARLLGIHHDAVIFLAEQLPGAQRCHHYKFRYHQQGEGQEEPPLNPHGAARAEVYLRKCTFDMFNFLASQHRVLPEGAACDEEEDEVQLRSTRRATSLELPMAMRFRHLKKTSKEAVGVYRSAIHGRGLFCKRNIDAGEMVIEYSGIVIRSVLTDKREKFYDGKGIGCYMFRMDDFDVVDATMHGNAARFINHSCEPNCFSRVIHVEGQKHIVIFALRRILRGEELTYDYKFPIEDASNKLPCNCGAKRCRRFLN, from the exons atggcggcggcggcgggcggCGGCGGTTGCCCGGGGCCTGGCTCGGCGCGGGGCCGCTTCCCGGGCCGGCCACGGGGCCCCGGCGGGGGCGGGGGCCGCTGCGGGCGGGGCGGCGGCGGGGAGCGGGCCCGGGTGGCCCTGCGGCGAGGCGGCGGCGGCGCGGCCGGGGCTGGAGGAGCGGAACCCGGCGAGGACACGGCCCTGCGCCGCCTGCTCGGCCTCCGCCGGGGCCTGCGCCGGTTCCGCCGTTTGTGGAAGGGACTGCACACTCGCCGGGGCCGGAGCCGGAGTCGGGGCCGGGGCCGTGGCCGGGCCGGCCTGCAAGAGGAGTCCGACCCGGGCCAgggacaggaggaggaggaggagagcagCAGTGACGAGGAGaacgaggaggaggag GAGGAGTTTCTGGGTTTCCACTCAGATGAAGATGTGGCCCCCAGTTCCCTGCGCTCTGCGCTTCGGTCCCAGCAAG GTGGAACCCCCAGAGGCCGGGGCCGCAAACACAGGACCACCCCCCCTCCACCTCCCCGCCCAGCCGAAGTGGCCCTTCCCCCCCAGAAGGCCCCGTCCCGGAGACGGGGCGAGACTGGCAAAGAGCGGATGGTGCAGGTACTGGCTGAGCTGCTTCAGCGGGCCCAGGCCCCGCCAAGTCCCCGGGGCCGAGTCTCCGAATCTCCCACCCCTCGGCGGCCTCGAGGCCGGCCACCGGGCTCTTGTAAGAAGAAGAAGCTGCCAGCGGTGGCAGCGGCGGCTCCCAAGGCCGTGGCGACTCCCAAGGCCACGCTCCCCATAGTCCCGGGAAGTCGACGTGCTGGGGCCTGGAAACACCGAGAGGCCACCGGCCCCGGGAGCCACAAAAGAGGGGACTCGGGCCGAGGGGGCCGAGGAGGTAGGGGCCGTGGCCGGGGGAGGCTCCCTCTCCTACTCAAGTTCGTCTCGAAGGCCAAAAAGATGAAGATGGGGCAGTTGACCTTGGGACCCGAGCCAGGACGGGGTCGAGGCCGTCGAAGGGGGGGCCGCCGGGGAGTCCCTCCAGGTAGAGTTGGGTCTGACCGAGGAGGGGAGCAACATCCAAAGTCTGAgccagaggaaaaagaagaaaaagacaaagaagaagaagaagaagaagaagaagaagagaagagggtgactgaggaagaggaagagaaggcacCTTCACCACCACCTCCTCTGCCTACTCCCCCTCCTCCACCTTCCCCTCCACCtcccccacctccacctcctccaccccctccagctCCTGAGGAGGAGGGAGATACGCCCCCTCCTCTGGCCACAGCAGCTACTAGATCTCGAAAAAGAGGCCGGCCTCCCCTGACCCCTACCCAGCGAGCCGAACGGGAGGCGGCCCGAGCAGGGCCGGAGGGTGGCTCCCCCCCTACCCCTGTCTCTCCTGCAGGGCCTCCTGAAGACAGTCCCACAGCCCCCCCTAAGGGGACCACTTTCCTGAAAAACATTAGACAGTTTATCATGCCTGTTGTGAGCGCCCGATCTTCCCGTCTCATCAAGACCCCTCGACGGTTCATGGATGAAGAGGCCCCCCGACCCCCAAGGACTGAGGCCTCCCCCCCTTCTCGGCCCCCTGTGGAAGTCTCCCCACTAGCCCCCCAAGAACCAACTACAGCTCCTGATCCCACTCCTGCTCCCATTCCTTCTCTGGCTCCGGCTCCGGTTCCGGCTCCACCTCCGGTTCCggctccacctccacctcctacCCCTGTTCCTACCCCTACCCCTACCCCTACCGCTAcccctactcctactcctacccCTATTTCTACTCCTACCCCTACCCCTATTCCCACTCCTACTCCTACCCCTACTCCTACCCCTTCTCCACCTCCTCAATCACCAACACCCCCACCAGCCCCTCTTCCTGAAAAGAGACGTTCTATCCTGAGGGAGCCCACATTCCGATGGACTTCACTGAGTTTGGAGCTAGCCCCTCCTCCGCCTCCAGCTCCTCCACCAGCCCCTCCCCCGGCACCCATGACCCCATCCCGGAGGCCCCTTCTGCTTCGAGCTCCCCAGTTCACTCCCAGTGAAGCCCACCTGAAGATCTATGAATCTGTGCTAGCCACACCCTTGCCTGGGGCCCCCGACCCCCCTGAGCCAGAGCCTCCCCCAGCCGATGAACCGATTTTAGAGCCCGAAGCACGGACGGGGAGTCGAACCAATCACCTCAGCTTGCCCTGCTTCAGCCCTTCGGCAGCCACCCCCACCAAGGCCGAGGGCCCCCAAGGTTCACCGGCTCCTAGCAATGGGCAGCTGCAGGCGCCCCTGCCCCCTCCTCCTGAGGAGCCAAGTCTCTGTACCCGGGGCACGATTTCGCTTCCTCTCTCTGGAGTAGAAGAGAAGATGTTTAGTCTTCTCAAGAAGGCGAAAGTCCAGCTATTTAAGATCGATCAGCAGCAGCACCAGCAGAAGGGGGCCCACCTGGTTCTG CCAAGCCCCGGAATGAAAGTGGAAGAGGCCATGAGGACCCTCAAGCAGAGCCCTGAGAGAGGAGCGGTCAAGTCTGAGGACGAGTTCCTGGAAGCCAAGAAGGAGAGACCCCCG GGTCCCGAGTCTCCGGTGCAGGGTCCTCGAATCAAACACGTGTGTCGGCACGCCGCCGTAGCGCTGGGCCAAGCCCGGGCCATGGTGCCCGAGGACGTCCCTCGGCTCAGTGCCCTGCCCCTTCGGGAGCGGCACGACCTTGCGGCTGACG ATACATCCTCAGCATCTGAGACGGAGGGCATCCCGTCACGCTCCCGAAGGGGAAAGGTGGAACCAGCCGGCCTGGGGGGGAACTCGGGGTCCACAGGGACTGGGGGAACCCTGTCACACACCCCGAGGCGTTCCCTGCCCTCCCACCAAGGCAAGAAGATGAGGATGGCACGGTGCGGCCGCTGCCGAGGCTGCCTGCGACTGCAAGACTGTGGGTCCTGTGTCAATTGTCTGGACAAACCCAAGTTTGGAGGTCCCAACACCAAAAAGCAGTGCTGTGT GTACCGGAAGTGTGATAAGATTGAGGCCCGAAAGATGGAGCGCCTGGCCAAGAAAG GCCGCACAATGGTGAAGACCCTGTTACCCTGGGATTCCGACGAATCCCTGGAGGCGTCTCCTGGGCCTCCCGGGCCTCGAAGGGGGTCAGCGGGCGGAGGGCCCCGGGAGGAGGCAGTGGCCCCGTCCGGCCCTGAGGAGCAGGATCCCCTTCTGCAGCGCAAATCAGCCCGGCGCTGCGTCAAACAGCGGCCTTCCTATGACATTTTCGAAGACTCAGACGACTCTGACCCGGGTGTCCCTCCAGCTTCTCGCCGCCGTGCCCCTCGAGAAAACG agctGCCCCTGTTGGAGCCGGAGGAGCAGAGCCGGCCCAGAAAGGCCACCTTGCAGCCTGTGGTGCAGCTTAAGGCTCGGCGGCGTCTGGAAAAG GACACTTCTGGTCCCGGACCCTTCGCCTCCTTCCCCAATGGCTGGACTGGAAAGCAAAAATCTCCCGATGGCATCCACCGAGTCCGCGTGGATTTCAAG GAGGACTGTGACCTGGAAAACGTGTGGCTGATGGGTGGTCTGAGCGTGCTTACTTCTGTGCCTGGGGGTCCCCCCCTCGtgtgtctgctatgtgccagcAAAGGCTTACATGAG CTGGTGTTCTGCCAGGTCTGCTGCGATCCTTTCCACCCTTTCTGCCTGGAGGAGGCGGAACGGCCGCTGCCCCAGCACCACGACACCTGGTGCTGCCGTCGGTGCAAGTTCTGCCATGTCTGTGGGCGTAAGGGCCGGAGCACCAAG CACCTCTTGGAGTGTGAGCGCTGCCGCCACGCCTACCACCCTGCCTGTTTGGGGCCCAGCTACCCGACCCGGGCTACACGTAAAAGGCGTCACTGG ATCTGCTCGGCCTGTGTCCGCTGTAAAAGTTGTGGAGCGGCTCCAGGGAAGAACTGGGACACCGAGTGGTCGGGGGATTGTAGTCTTTGCCCGGGCTGTACCCAGCTTTATGAGAAAG GAAACTTTTGTCCAATTTGTACCCGCTGCTATGAGGATAATGACTACGAGAGCAAGATGATGCAGTGTGCACAGTGTGACCACTGGGTGCACGCCAAGTGCGAGGGCCTCTCAG ACGAGGGCTACGAGATTCTGTCTGGGCTGCCAGACTCGGTGCTATATACGTGTGGCCCGTGTGCCGGGACGGCCCCTCCCCGATGGCGAGAAGCCTTGGAGGGGGCTCTTCGGGGCGGGCTGCACCAGGTTCTGCAAGGGCTACTGAGCTCCAAGGTGACTGGACCTCTGCTGCAGTGCACCCAG TGTGGACAGGACGGGGAGCAGTTGCACCGAGGACCCTGTGACCTCCGGGCCGTGAGCCAGCTCTTTGAAGACGGGCACTACAGCTCTGTG CACAGCTTCATGGAAGACGTGGTCGGGATCCTGATGAGACACATGGAGGAAGGAGATGCCCCTGAGCGTCGGGCTGTGGGGCAGGCCAAAGGGCTCCTTCTGAAG CTCTTGGAGTCTGCCTTCAGTTGGTTCGATGCCCATGATCCCAAGTACTGGAGACGGAATACCCGGCTGCCCAA TGGCGTCCTGCCCAACGCCGTCCTGCCACCCTCAGCGGATCACATCTATGCTCAGTGGAGACAACAAGAGTCTGAGGCACCGGTGCCCGGCCATCCCCCTGTGGGGGGTGCCATCCCAG CAGCCACGCCGACAAAGGAGCCCGCTTTGGAGTCCCACCTGGAGGACCCTCGTCAGTGTGCGCTCTGCCTCAAGTATGGGGACGCCGACTCCAAG GAGGCTGGAAGGCTCCTGTACATCGGACAGAACGAGTGGACGCATGTCAACTGTGCCATCTGGTCAGCAGAAGTGTTTGAGGAGAACGATGGCTCCCTCAAGAACGTTCACGCCGCCGTGGCCCGCGGCCGGCAGATG AGGTGTGAGCTGTGCCTGAAGCCTGGGGCCACCGTGGGCTGCTGCTTGTCCTCCTGCCTTAGCAATTTCCACTTCATGTGTGCCCGCGCCAGCTGCTGCATCTTCCAGGATGACAAGAAGGTTTTTTGCCAAAAACACACGGACCTCCTGGATGGCAAG GAGATTGTGACTCCCGATGGCTTTGACGTTCTGCGCCGCGTTTATGTTGATTTCGAGGGCATCAGTTTCAAGCGAAAGTTTTTGACGGGTTTGGAGCCAGATGCCATCAATGTGCTCATTG GCTCTATCCGCATCGATTCTCTGGGGACGCTCTCTGACCTGTCGGACTGCGAGGGGAGACTCTTTCCCATTGGCTACCA GTGCTCACGTCTGTACTGGAGCACGGTGGACGCCCGGCGGCGCTGCTGGTATCGGTGCCGGATCCTCGAGTATCGACCCCGGGGCTCTCGGGAAGAGCCTGACCACATTGGGGCAGCGGAGGAGAACCGGACCATCGTGCACAGCCCCATCCCCACCACGG AGCTGCTGGGAGCCGAGCCCTCCCAACCAGGGCCTGATACCCTTTGCCAGGGTCCTGAGCGCTACTCCCCTGCCCAGAGCACGGGCCCCTTACCCCCTCCTCCAGAGCCAAGCGTcgccccctccccagccccgCGGTCTGTCTCAGGGGCCAGAATCAAAGTGCCCAACTACTCCCCTTCCCGAAGGCCCCTGGGAGGCGTCTCCTGCTGGCCGCTGCCCTCCCCCG GAAGTCCATCATCTCTGTCCCACCACATCCCAACGGTCGGGGATCCTGACTTCCCGGCTCCCCCAAGACGTTCCCGCCGTCCCAGCCCCCTGGCGTCCCGGCTGCCGCCCAGACGGGCCTCCCCGCCCCCCCGGCCCGCTCCTCAGCTCAGGGTGCCCCCTCCTACCTCAGCCCTCGAGGCCCTCATGCCTACCTCAGGGGAGCTGGCTCCCCCCAGCCTAGccgcctcccccccccctcctcctgaGGACTTGGGCCCTGACTTTGAGGACATGGAGGTGGTGCCGGGGCTGAGCGCGGCCGACTTGGACTTTGCGGCCAGCCTGCTGGGGTCCGAGCCCTTCCAGGAGGAGGAGATTGTGGCAGAGGGGGCTGGGGGAAGTAGCCGGGGGGGGCCGGGGGATAGCTCAGAGGAGGAGGCCGGCCCCCCTACCCACTACATTCACTTCCCCCCCACTGTGGTGCCTGGCCCCGCCCCACCCCCTGGTTCCCTACTTGGAACCCCCCGAATCGAACAGCTGGACGGAGTGGATGACGGCACAGACAGTGAAGCTGAGGCCGTCCAGCAGCCGCGGGGCCAAGAAGCCCCCGCTTCGGGGCCAGGAGTGGGGGGGGTAGGGGGTGGGGGGGGCGGAGGGGATGGAGCAAGGCCCCCTGAGGACCTCCCTTCAGAGATTGTGGAGTTTGTACTCAAGAACCTAGGTGGAGCTGGTGAGGGTGGGGCCGGCCCCGGCGAAGAACCCCCCCTGCCGCCACCCTCCCTGGCCAACGGCAGCCAGGCCCCCCCGGCCCCGCTTCCCGCCCCAGTCGACCCCCCACGGACGTTTGCCTGGCTTCCCGGGGCTCCCGGAGTCCGAGTCCTCAGCCTCAGCCCCGCCCCCGAGCCCCCCAAAACTGCTGCCTCCAAGATCATTCTCGTTAACAAACTGGGCCAGGTGTTTGTGAAAATGGCAGGGGAGAGCGATCCGGCCCCACCTCTGCCCAAACGGCCCCCGCCAACTCCTCCGACTGCCAGCCCGGCCTGGGGTCTCGCCCCTGGGCCCTTGCTGAGTGTGCTGCCTGTGGTGGGGGTGGTgcgccccccacccccaccccccccatcGCTGACCCTGGTGCTGAGCAGCGGGCCCCCCAGCCCCCCCCGCCCGGCCATTCGAGTCAAGAGGGTGTCAACCTTTGCTGGCCGCAGTCCCTCGGCACCCCCCCCAAACAAGGCCCCCCGGCTGGATGGGGAGGGGGATTCCCTCGAGAATGCCCCCCAACCAGTGGGGACCTTGGGCAGTGG ACTGAGCCGAGTACGCATGAAAACACCCACCGTACGGGGGATCCTCGACCTGGACGCCCCCGGGGAGCCAAGCAGGGGGGAGAGTCCCAC GATCCTCCCTGACCGGCCCCCGTTGCTCCCGCTGCCGGACTGCAGCTTCCCCAAGGTCTCCGAAGGGCCCCCCGACCTGCTGCTTGAGCCCCAGTGGCACCACTACTCAG GTGAGGCGTCGAGTTCAGAGGACGATCCTCCATCTCCCGAAGACAAGGAGAACCAGGGGCCCCGGCGGGCGGGCCCCCACCTTCGCTTTGAGATCAGCAGCGAAGATGGCTTCAGTGTGGAAGCAGAGAGCCTGGAGG GCGCCTGGCGCACCTTGATTGAGAAAGTCCAGGAGGCCCGAGGGCACGCCCGGCTCAGGCACCTCTCCTTCAGTG GGATGAGCGGCGCACGGCTCTTGGGCATTCACCACGACGCCGTGATCTTCCTGGCGGAGCAGCTGCCTGGCGCCCAGCGCTGCCATCACTACAAGTTCCGATACCACCAGCAGGGGGAGGGGCAGGAAGAGCCCCCCCTGAACCCCCACGGAGCCGCCCGTGCTGAAGTCTACCTCCG GAAATGCACCTTCGACATGTTCAACTTCCTGGCGTCCCAGCATCGCGTGCTGCCCGAGGGGGCCGCCTGTGACGAGGAGGAGGACGAGGTGCAGCTCAGGTCCACCAG GCGTGCCACCAGTTTGGAGCTGCCCATGGCCATGCGCTTCCGACACCTCAAGAAGACGTCCAAAGAGGCCGTGGGGGTCTACAG GTCGGCCATCCACGGCCGGGGCCTGTTCTGTAAGCGCAACATCGACGCCGGTGAGATGGTCATCGAGTACTCGGGCATCGTGATCCGCTCGGTGCTCACCGACAAGCGCGAGAAGTTCTACGACGGCAAG GGAATCGGGTGCTACATGTTCCGCATGGACGACTTTGACGTGGTGGACGCCACCATGCATGGCAACGCGGCACGCTTCATCAACCACTCTTGCGAGCCCAACTGCTTCTCCCGAGTGATCCACGTGGAGGGCCAGAAGCACATCGTGATCTTTGCCCTCCGGCGCATCCTCCGGGGGGAGGAGCTCACCTACGACTACAAGTTCCCCATTGAGGACGCCAGCAACAAGCTGCCCTGCAACTGTGGGGCCAAGCGTTGTCGCCGCTTCCTCAACTGA